A window of Paraburkholderia bryophila contains these coding sequences:
- a CDS encoding alpha/beta fold hydrolase, whose product MHYVRGGKPNGDVVVLLAGFPESWFAWRKVMSLLAPVCQIVALDLPGQGDSDRPTDGYDTQTLAQQVHRFLQQLGIGQYSLAAHDVGAWVAYPYAALFGSEIRRLALLDAGIPGITLPAALPTAPDRAWRTWHFSFHMIPDLPETLIAGREREYLDWFLRRKTANPDAFSDADLDEYLRIFVKDGSLRAGLAYYRAASLSARQNGELSANGKLPTPLLALGSDQGSIADMATPLREFFVDVQGCTISHCGHFLPEEQPQIIADELAAFFGLDALCKNRDSSNGMD is encoded by the coding sequence TTGCACTATGTGCGCGGTGGCAAGCCAAACGGCGATGTCGTCGTGCTGCTGGCAGGCTTTCCCGAGAGCTGGTTTGCATGGCGCAAAGTGATGTCGCTGCTCGCACCGGTCTGCCAGATCGTTGCACTGGATCTTCCAGGGCAGGGCGATTCCGACCGACCGACAGACGGCTATGACACGCAGACGCTGGCCCAGCAGGTGCATCGTTTTCTTCAGCAACTCGGCATTGGCCAGTACTCGCTCGCCGCTCACGATGTGGGCGCATGGGTCGCTTATCCGTATGCGGCGCTATTCGGCAGTGAGATTCGCCGGCTCGCGTTGCTGGATGCGGGCATTCCGGGCATTACCTTGCCCGCTGCACTCCCCACGGCGCCGGATCGCGCGTGGCGGACCTGGCATTTTTCGTTTCACATGATTCCTGACTTGCCTGAGACGCTGATTGCGGGCCGCGAGCGGGAATATCTCGACTGGTTTCTGCGTCGAAAGACCGCGAATCCGGATGCGTTTTCCGACGCGGACCTCGACGAGTATCTGCGTATTTTCGTAAAAGACGGCAGCTTGCGGGCGGGTCTGGCTTACTATCGCGCGGCATCGCTATCCGCGCGGCAGAACGGCGAGTTGAGCGCTAACGGCAAGTTGCCGACGCCTTTATTAGCGCTCGGTTCCGATCAAGGATCTATTGCCGACATGGCGACCCCGTTGCGCGAGTTTTTCGTCGACGTTCAGGGCTGCACGATTAGCCACTGCGGCCACTTTCTTCCCGAAGAGCAACCACAAATCATCGCCGACGAGCTTGCCGCGTTTTTCGGACTGGACGCCTTATGCAAGAATAGGGACTCTTCAAACGGAATGGATTGA
- a CDS encoding GNAT family N-acetyltransferase, translating into MSASGRTGVNVRRLTPTEWPRAFPVIAQLRALDEAEFLQRARRQAHTGYELVGAFEGDMLIGVMGMRPVHTLARGAHLHIDDLVVDANARGSGAGRALMDYAEADAQAREMTAVFLDAHPDAVPFYERQNFALHRAPSMRKLISR; encoded by the coding sequence ATGTCCGCAAGTGGCCGCACCGGAGTCAATGTCCGACGCCTTACCCCGACTGAATGGCCGCGCGCGTTTCCCGTCATCGCCCAGTTGCGCGCGCTGGATGAAGCGGAGTTCCTGCAACGGGCACGCCGCCAGGCGCATACCGGCTATGAACTCGTTGGCGCATTTGAAGGGGACATGCTGATCGGCGTTATGGGCATGCGGCCGGTTCATACGCTCGCACGCGGTGCTCACTTGCATATCGACGACCTGGTTGTCGACGCCAACGCACGAGGCAGCGGCGCCGGCCGCGCGTTGATGGACTATGCCGAAGCCGATGCACAGGCGCGCGAAATGACGGCCGTGTTTCTCGACGCGCATCCGGATGCGGTTCCATTCTATGAGCGGCAGAACTTTGCGCTGCATCGCGCGCCGTCGATGAGAAAACTTATTTCGCGGTAA
- a CDS encoding DinB family protein — MNPDPIAMFAQYNQWANRLIYDAVAALPEGTATEKRATTFGSIERTLGHCCAVGLIFQAHLEGRPHGFTARNMAPQIAFEELSRSQQEVDAWCVALADATPADVLGEVVEFSFLDGGAGAMTRMEMLLHVINHNSYHRGFVVDSLKQMSVSPPVTDLPVFLRDAYRRRD; from the coding sequence ATGAATCCGGATCCGATCGCGATGTTTGCTCAGTACAACCAGTGGGCCAATCGCCTGATCTACGACGCCGTGGCGGCGCTGCCCGAAGGCACGGCAACGGAGAAGCGGGCCACCACGTTCGGATCGATTGAGCGTACGTTGGGGCACTGCTGCGCGGTCGGCCTGATCTTTCAGGCGCATCTGGAAGGGCGACCGCATGGATTCACCGCACGCAACATGGCGCCTCAAATTGCTTTTGAAGAACTGTCGCGCAGTCAGCAGGAGGTCGACGCCTGGTGCGTCGCGCTGGCGGACGCGACGCCTGCCGACGTGCTGGGCGAAGTGGTCGAGTTCAGCTTTCTGGACGGTGGCGCGGGCGCGATGACTCGAATGGAGATGCTGCTGCACGTGATCAACCACAACTCCTATCATCGTGGTTTTGTGGTGGATAGCTTGAAGCAGATGAGCGTGTCGCCGCCCGTGACGGATCTTCCGGTTTTCCTGAGAGACGCGTACCGTCGGCGCGACTGA
- a CDS encoding M3 family metallopeptidase yields MQNARAFFDELNKHYLRLLRTEGDLYWATHTGQSNEHEALGAASLSRKMFSADAERLAQCHAYLSMLDTAESSPERDALVSGLRGWVALFEANAIGTDRAAALLSELIERDVDLYARRQAYTMNHIGAEGRRENASPAALRSNLASNPDESARQSSHEALHGLERWIVESGFVEIVGKRNELARELGYRNFFDYRLRTNSGMTPEQLFEIFDGFEASTRDAHQQSLHRLVTEHGEQALLPRNLTYLMQGGASQRHEAYFPFGKALERWAESFRRMGVSYRGARLEIDLLDRQGKFPTGFCIAPTPGYHDDTDGWTPADVRFTSTARPQQAGAGLQGLNVLFHEAGHAAHYANVTRNSPCFSQEFAPSSPALLEAQAKFFDALPADPCWMRRYAMDAAGKPMPEEAIRARVDTRQAFLAYSERRDLIPTYFEWALYNMDDAQRTPDSVLELARSVTKRILGIEGHTNYALATPHPIYHDIAVYYHGYLLAKMAAAQTRAYLIRSLGYIVDNPTVGPLLAEHYWAPGNSATLDQTLFALTGETLNASYLAADCNRSADDAWQLSQEVFRRSERATPSTPRGDLDASISIVHGAQRIASNDESLSALYAEFEAWAARLGSAA; encoded by the coding sequence ATGCAAAACGCTCGCGCGTTCTTTGACGAACTCAATAAGCACTATCTGCGACTGCTGCGCACGGAAGGCGACCTCTACTGGGCGACTCACACCGGTCAAAGCAACGAGCACGAGGCACTGGGCGCAGCCTCGTTGAGCCGCAAGATGTTCTCTGCCGACGCGGAGCGTCTCGCCCAGTGTCACGCGTATCTGTCGATGCTGGACACCGCCGAATCCTCGCCTGAACGCGATGCGCTCGTCAGCGGATTGCGCGGCTGGGTCGCCTTATTCGAGGCCAATGCGATCGGCACCGATCGCGCCGCTGCGTTGCTGTCCGAGTTGATCGAACGGGACGTCGATCTATACGCGCGACGCCAGGCGTACACCATGAATCATATCGGTGCCGAAGGCCGTCGCGAGAACGCTTCGCCTGCGGCGCTCAGGAGCAATCTGGCCTCCAACCCGGACGAGTCCGCGCGTCAAAGTTCTCACGAAGCGCTGCACGGACTCGAACGCTGGATAGTGGAGAGCGGCTTCGTCGAGATTGTCGGCAAGCGCAACGAATTGGCGCGAGAACTTGGCTACCGCAATTTCTTCGACTATCGCTTGCGGACCAACAGCGGGATGACGCCCGAACAGTTGTTCGAGATCTTCGACGGCTTCGAAGCGAGTACTCGCGACGCGCATCAACAATCATTGCATCGGCTGGTGACGGAGCACGGTGAGCAGGCATTGCTTCCGCGCAATCTGACGTACCTGATGCAGGGCGGCGCGTCACAGCGGCATGAAGCGTACTTTCCGTTTGGAAAAGCACTGGAGCGTTGGGCCGAATCGTTTCGCCGTATGGGCGTGTCGTATCGCGGTGCCAGGTTAGAGATAGATCTGCTGGACCGGCAAGGCAAATTCCCCACCGGCTTTTGCATTGCCCCCACACCGGGCTATCACGACGACACCGACGGCTGGACGCCGGCCGACGTTCGCTTCACCTCGACGGCGCGGCCGCAACAGGCGGGCGCCGGATTGCAAGGGCTCAACGTGTTGTTCCACGAGGCCGGCCATGCCGCGCATTACGCTAACGTCACGCGGAATTCGCCGTGTTTTTCGCAGGAATTCGCACCGAGTTCGCCGGCTTTGCTCGAAGCTCAGGCCAAGTTCTTCGATGCATTGCCCGCCGATCCCTGCTGGATGCGACGCTACGCCATGGACGCAGCAGGCAAGCCGATGCCGGAAGAAGCGATTCGCGCACGCGTCGACACCCGTCAGGCTTTTCTGGCCTACAGCGAACGGCGCGATCTGATTCCGACGTATTTCGAATGGGCGCTGTACAACATGGACGACGCGCAACGCACACCGGACTCGGTGCTCGAACTGGCCCGTTCGGTGACGAAGCGCATTCTCGGTATTGAAGGGCATACCAACTACGCGCTGGCCACGCCTCATCCGATCTATCACGATATCGCCGTTTATTACCACGGCTATCTGCTGGCAAAGATGGCCGCGGCGCAAACGCGCGCCTATCTGATCCGCTCGCTGGGCTATATCGTCGACAATCCGACGGTCGGGCCGCTGCTTGCTGAACATTATTGGGCGCCCGGCAATAGCGCGACGCTCGATCAGACGCTATTCGCGTTGACGGGGGAGACGTTGAACGCGAGCTATCTCGCCGCGGACTGCAATCGTTCCGCCGACGACGCGTGGCAACTGAGTCAGGAAGTTTTCAGGCGAAGCGAGCGGGCCACGCCGTCCACGCCGCGAGGCGATCTCGATGCGTCGATCTCGATCGTTCACGGCGCGCAACGGATAGCGAGCAATGACGAATCGCTATCCGCGCTGTATGCGGAGTTTGAAGCGTGGGCCGCGCGGTTGGGGAGTGCGGCTTAG
- a CDS encoding lytic transglycosylase domain-containing protein — protein MQLQKHNPIVNALRQTTACIAALCLMHGAALADCIDDAAAFQHVNVSLMRGIAQVESGMQPNRINTNSNGTTDIGLMQINSSWLPVLAREGISEQSLFDPCTNAYVGAWILSENIRQFGPNWNAVGAYNAASPDKRLSYARKVYDAVQSISASPDSSMPILPPSFTPPQTYSPFTSLEITPVQSGRPRAAAPAGTATGATGTTGASSTIAASAAYNFGWTVTGADQAKPMQVFDDGSKVFVQFVDMKHIPAIFAETPNGRVLLRWDLQFPYAVIARPEQTLIFQSGTFEARASRTPGAAQSSASVASRDATPAAASSPLSTPTSRDQKTARAASTDALWYVSSPTTSKPQPQASTAQAVPLQAATQPPSAPPSVPAPKAKPAPSTDALWYINAK, from the coding sequence ATGCAGCTCCAGAAGCACAACCCGATCGTCAACGCGCTGCGCCAGACCACGGCATGCATCGCCGCACTATGCTTGATGCATGGCGCAGCGCTAGCCGATTGCATCGACGACGCCGCGGCGTTTCAACATGTCAACGTGAGTTTGATGCGCGGTATTGCGCAGGTCGAATCGGGCATGCAGCCGAATCGCATCAATACCAACAGCAATGGCACGACCGATATCGGACTGATGCAAATCAACAGCTCATGGCTGCCAGTGCTGGCGCGCGAGGGCATTAGCGAACAGAGCCTGTTCGATCCTTGCACCAACGCTTATGTCGGCGCGTGGATTCTGTCGGAGAACATTCGCCAGTTCGGGCCGAACTGGAACGCCGTCGGGGCCTACAACGCGGCGTCGCCCGATAAGCGCCTGAGCTACGCGCGCAAGGTCTATGATGCGGTTCAATCCATCTCCGCTTCGCCGGATTCATCCATGCCTATTCTCCCGCCTTCCTTCACGCCGCCGCAGACTTACAGCCCGTTCACGAGCCTCGAAATCACGCCCGTGCAGAGCGGCCGTCCCCGCGCCGCCGCGCCGGCCGGCACGGCTACCGGCGCAACCGGCACAACTGGCGCGAGTTCCACGATCGCGGCCTCGGCGGCGTACAACTTCGGCTGGACCGTCACCGGCGCGGATCAGGCAAAGCCCATGCAGGTATTCGACGACGGCTCGAAGGTGTTCGTCCAGTTCGTCGACATGAAGCACATTCCCGCCATTTTCGCGGAGACGCCGAACGGGCGCGTGCTGCTTCGCTGGGATCTGCAATTCCCGTATGCCGTGATCGCGCGCCCGGAGCAGACGCTGATTTTCCAGAGCGGAACGTTCGAGGCGCGTGCGTCGCGTACGCCTGGCGCGGCGCAGTCGTCGGCCAGTGTTGCGAGCCGCGATGCGACGCCGGCTGCGGCGTCAAGCCCGCTTTCCACGCCGACGAGTCGCGATCAGAAAACGGCCCGTGCGGCATCGACGGACGCGCTCTGGTACGTCAGCAGTCCGACGACGAGTAAGCCGCAGCCGCAGGCGAGCACGGCGCAAGCGGTTCCGCTGCAAGCAGCGACGCAACCGCCGAGCGCGCCGCCTTCTGTGCCGGCACCGAAGGCCAAGCCCGCTCCTTCTACCGACGCGCTTTGGTATATCAATGCCAAATAA
- a CDS encoding ATP-grasp domain-containing protein — MPTAPDHITRNAHHAARTTLESALAATPRDAALHRTMADALRAEGDELGALAHLIAAQTLDAYAANQPDATTATLCDVATGYMMKGDDERAAHWYRLVLALDPNVAIAYLNLAAIHTNAGELAEADACRERAYALQRVYVERVGSPALNVLILCVGSGIGNIPFDALFPTTVCCRIKYAIDHAREEEDAQLPPYDLVFNAIGDADVAGPLAARLERFARHCERPLLNPPSSVAKTFRHQLGALLAGLDDVAVAPCVRNDTPPASRDELELRLTEGALSFPLLVRPTATHGGEGVLRCDSLAALEARPDALTGPHYLTRFTDYRSADGHYRKYRAIFVDRQPFPYHLAISLDWMVHYFSADMERHAWKLDEERRFLDDARAALGDRAWDAVAAIGQRLDLDYGGVDFTLLPDGRVFVFEANATMLTHYERNGGPLSHKNPYIERIFTAFGTLRASRAGRKR; from the coding sequence ATGCCCACCGCCCCGGATCACATCACACGCAACGCCCACCACGCCGCGCGAACGACGCTCGAAAGCGCCCTCGCCGCCACGCCGCGCGACGCGGCCTTGCATCGCACGATGGCCGACGCGCTGCGTGCGGAGGGCGATGAACTCGGCGCGCTCGCGCATCTGATCGCGGCTCAAACGCTCGACGCCTACGCGGCCAATCAGCCCGACGCGACGACCGCGACGCTCTGCGACGTCGCGACGGGTTACATGATGAAAGGTGACGACGAGCGCGCCGCGCATTGGTATCGGCTCGTGCTGGCGCTGGATCCGAACGTCGCGATCGCGTATCTGAACCTCGCCGCGATCCACACGAACGCCGGAGAACTCGCCGAAGCGGACGCATGCCGCGAGCGCGCGTACGCGTTGCAGCGCGTGTACGTCGAACGCGTAGGGTCGCCCGCGCTGAACGTGTTGATACTTTGCGTGGGCAGCGGCATCGGCAACATCCCGTTCGACGCGCTATTTCCCACCACCGTGTGTTGCCGGATCAAATACGCGATCGACCACGCGCGCGAAGAAGAAGACGCGCAGCTTCCGCCCTACGACCTCGTCTTCAATGCGATCGGCGACGCCGATGTCGCGGGCCCGCTTGCGGCGCGGCTCGAACGCTTCGCCAGGCACTGCGAGCGTCCGTTGCTCAATCCGCCGTCGAGCGTCGCGAAAACGTTTCGTCACCAACTCGGCGCATTGCTGGCCGGTCTCGACGATGTTGCCGTCGCGCCCTGCGTGCGAAACGATACGCCGCCCGCATCGCGCGACGAGCTCGAATTACGCCTCACCGAAGGCGCGCTGTCGTTTCCGCTGCTGGTGCGCCCGACCGCAACACATGGCGGCGAAGGCGTGCTGCGCTGCGACTCGCTCGCCGCGCTCGAAGCGCGACCCGACGCGCTGACAGGTCCGCACTATCTGACCCGCTTCACCGACTATCGGTCAGCGGATGGTCACTACCGCAAATACCGGGCGATTTTCGTCGACCGTCAGCCGTTTCCGTATCACCTGGCCATTTCGCTGGACTGGATGGTCCATTACTTCTCGGCCGATATGGAACGGCACGCGTGGAAACTCGACGAAGAACGCCGCTTTCTCGACGACGCGCGCGCCGCGCTCGGCGACCGTGCGTGGGACGCCGTCGCGGCCATTGGCCAACGACTCGACCTCGATTACGGCGGCGTCGATTTCACCTTGTTGCCCGATGGCCGTGTGTTCGTCTTCGAAGCGAATGCGACAATGCTCACGCATTACGAGCGCAACGGCGGGCCGCTTTCGCATAAGAACCCGTACATCGAGCGTATCTTCACTGCGTTCGGCACGTTGCGAGCAAGCCGCGCCGGTCGCAAAAGGTAA
- a CDS encoding TetR/AcrR family transcriptional regulator has product MISPKPAPDAARASEPKRERGHLRVAAILEAGVAVFTEKGYDSATMTEIAARSGTAIGSLYRFFPSKESLADALLLRYALHVQDGLADMARQVPDMTLEGVADAFVDFMLVLQSQRSFAVTLVDARGGSADERTRFRAAMRGGIADILSKAIPALSAAKAKVMAVVLLHMLKSVVITADEEPAMRAMLLAEMRELVRTYLGSAAGKKIE; this is encoded by the coding sequence ATGATCTCGCCTAAGCCTGCCCCAGACGCCGCGCGCGCTTCAGAACCCAAACGGGAAAGGGGGCATCTGCGCGTCGCCGCGATCCTGGAAGCCGGGGTCGCCGTGTTCACGGAAAAAGGTTACGACTCCGCCACGATGACCGAGATCGCGGCGCGCTCGGGGACCGCGATCGGCTCGCTTTATCGATTCTTTCCCTCCAAGGAATCGCTCGCCGACGCGCTACTGTTGCGTTACGCGCTTCACGTCCAGGATGGACTGGCCGACATGGCGCGCCAGGTTCCCGACATGACGCTTGAGGGCGTGGCCGACGCGTTTGTTGACTTCATGCTGGTGCTTCAGTCGCAACGCAGTTTTGCGGTGACTCTCGTGGATGCGCGCGGGGGCAGCGCCGACGAACGTACGCGGTTTCGCGCCGCGATGCGTGGGGGTATCGCGGATATCCTGAGCAAGGCGATACCCGCTCTGAGCGCGGCCAAGGCGAAAGTGATGGCGGTCGTTCTGCTCCACATGCTCAAGAGCGTGGTGATTACCGCCGACGAAGAACCGGCCATGCGGGCCATGCTCCTCGCTGAAATGCGCGAACTCGTGCGTACGTATCTCGGGTCCGCTGCGGGGAAAAAAATCGAGTAG
- the pdxR gene encoding MocR-like pyridoxine biosynthesis transcription factor PdxR yields MARKPKTVELPSIGTLDRSAGQLGRQLAQALRHAVNRGDLKPGELLPSTRALATSLQVARGTVIEAFDQLIAEGFLTSQPRAGTRVAQALAPAAQAGERVSSVEPAPLTERARLFTQVARQFSVVPAAPFAVSVPVGPAAPDDIWRRLGNRLRARGPGAPAGYGDPQGARVLREAIADYVRKSRSVRCEADEVIITSGTQQGLYLCCQVLLDADDSAWVENPAYRGITAILESTGRPERMIRVPVDAEGMNVEAGIELDSHARAAFVTSSHQYPLGMPMSMARRSALLAWARANQAWIVEDDYDSELRYAGHPFPSLQGLDPNRVIYLGTFSKILFPSLRLGYAVVPKNLVEAFYGARVLMDRHPPNADQHVLTAFIAEGHLDRHIRRIRGVYADRRARIIETIDRVLPRDVAWLQPSDQGMHMVLWLGGRIDDKRVASLAAESGVAVRAVSPMYAGGNGPMGLILGLGGFSDEEIEIATGHLARCINTVARDTSRDVKTRPTKKTARRSA; encoded by the coding sequence ATGGCCAGAAAGCCAAAAACCGTCGAGCTTCCTTCGATCGGCACGCTAGATCGAAGCGCCGGGCAGCTCGGGCGCCAACTCGCCCAGGCGTTGCGCCATGCCGTCAATCGGGGCGACCTCAAGCCCGGCGAACTGCTGCCGTCCACGCGTGCGCTCGCCACGTCGCTGCAGGTCGCGCGCGGCACCGTGATCGAGGCGTTCGATCAGTTGATCGCCGAGGGCTTTCTGACATCGCAACCGCGAGCCGGCACGCGCGTGGCGCAAGCGCTGGCGCCGGCCGCTCAGGCAGGCGAGCGCGTTTCCTCCGTCGAGCCCGCGCCGCTCACGGAACGCGCCCGCCTGTTCACTCAGGTTGCACGTCAATTTTCGGTCGTGCCGGCGGCGCCGTTCGCGGTTTCAGTGCCGGTCGGCCCGGCCGCGCCCGACGATATCTGGCGTCGGCTCGGCAACCGTCTGCGGGCTCGCGGGCCCGGCGCGCCCGCAGGTTATGGCGATCCGCAAGGCGCGCGCGTGCTTCGCGAAGCCATCGCCGATTACGTGAGGAAATCGCGCTCGGTCCGCTGCGAGGCCGACGAGGTGATCATCACGAGTGGCACGCAACAAGGCCTTTACCTGTGTTGCCAGGTGCTGCTGGACGCCGACGACTCGGCGTGGGTGGAAAACCCCGCGTACAGGGGAATCACCGCGATACTTGAGAGCACCGGCCGGCCGGAGCGCATGATCCGCGTGCCTGTCGACGCCGAAGGCATGAACGTCGAGGCCGGTATCGAACTGGACTCGCACGCACGCGCGGCATTCGTCACGTCGTCGCACCAGTACCCGCTCGGCATGCCGATGAGCATGGCCAGGCGCAGCGCGTTACTGGCCTGGGCCCGCGCGAATCAGGCGTGGATCGTCGAAGACGATTACGACAGCGAGTTGCGTTACGCGGGACATCCGTTTCCGTCGCTCCAGGGGCTCGACCCGAATCGCGTGATTTATCTCGGCACGTTTAGCAAGATCCTGTTTCCGTCGTTGCGGCTGGGTTACGCCGTGGTGCCGAAGAACCTGGTCGAGGCGTTCTACGGCGCACGCGTGCTGATGGATCGCCATCCGCCGAACGCCGATCAGCATGTGCTCACGGCATTCATCGCGGAGGGTCATCTGGACCGGCATATCCGCCGCATTCGTGGCGTGTATGCGGACCGCCGCGCGCGAATCATCGAGACGATCGACCGCGTGTTGCCCCGCGACGTTGCATGGCTACAGCCGTCCGATCAGGGTATGCATATGGTGCTGTGGCTGGGTGGCCGCATCGACGACAAACGGGTCGCGTCGCTAGCCGCCGAAAGCGGCGTTGCTGTGCGAGCGGTGTCGCCCATGTATGCGGGCGGCAACGGGCCCATGGGTTTGATCCTGGGCCTGGGCGGCTTCAGTGACGAAGAGATCGAGATCGCCACCGGCCATCTCGCGCGATGCATTAACACCGTGGCGCGCGATACCTCCCGCGACGTAAAAACCCGGCCGACGAAAAAGACTGCGCGGCGTAGCGCCTGA
- a CDS encoding FMN-binding negative transcriptional regulator has product MYIPSQFNEPRAEVLHALIAEHPFGTLFSHGKSGMDANHLPFELNADEKTHGVLKAHVARANPLWQELSHSDEVLVVFRAGDAYISPSWYPSKHEFHKQVPTWNYRVVHAHGRITIHDDERYVRGLVARLTRVHEASQPSPWKMTDSASDYIDAMLKAIVGIEIEITQLVGKIKLGQNKDARDIHGAGAALNEQGEHAIGDAMLACAATKAQ; this is encoded by the coding sequence ATGTACATCCCCAGTCAATTCAACGAACCGCGCGCCGAGGTGCTGCATGCACTGATCGCAGAGCACCCGTTTGGCACGCTGTTTTCGCACGGCAAGAGCGGCATGGACGCGAATCACCTGCCATTCGAACTGAACGCCGATGAAAAAACCCACGGTGTCCTCAAAGCGCACGTGGCCCGCGCCAATCCACTCTGGCAGGAGTTAAGCCATAGCGACGAAGTGCTCGTGGTGTTTCGCGCGGGCGATGCCTATATTTCGCCATCGTGGTATCCGAGCAAGCACGAGTTTCACAAGCAGGTGCCGACATGGAATTACCGCGTGGTGCATGCGCACGGCCGCATTACGATCCACGACGATGAGCGCTACGTGCGCGGACTGGTCGCGCGCCTGACGCGCGTTCATGAAGCGTCACAGCCGAGTCCGTGGAAAATGACGGATAGCGCCAGCGACTATATCGATGCGATGCTGAAGGCGATTGTCGGCATCGAGATCGAGATTACGCAACTGGTCGGCAAGATCAAGCTGGGCCAGAATAAAGACGCGCGGGATATCCACGGTGCCGGCGCGGCGCTTAACGAACAGGGCGAGCATGCGATTGGTGATGCCATGCTGGCGTGTGCCGCGACAAAGGCGCAGTAA